One Cinclus cinclus chromosome 24, bCinCin1.1, whole genome shotgun sequence genomic window carries:
- the TMUB2 gene encoding transmembrane and ubiquitin-like domain-containing protein 2 produces the protein MEPPAAPLIPGVGDEVTLVAGVAVLTLALVLAWLSTYVADGSSQVLGTGDAAVIRLGPLPPYAGPAGAAEAPEPPGAPENAEEKTEEEEGAAARGDSGSPPDPGLEQLLDARSLAQGSAELGTPGTGDACPGLIKIRLKFLNDTEEVAVARPEDTVGILKSKCFPGQESQMKLIYRGQLLQDQARTLRSLRITDNCVIHCHRSRGTTAATPALPDPGPAGPTAPGLPLGGGTLMVPTVMVVLALGWYFRINYRQLFTAPATVSLIGVTVLVTFLAFGVYGQAG, from the exons ATGGAGCCCCCGGCCGCTCCCCTCATCCCGGGGGTGGGGGACGAGGTGACGCTGGTGGCCGGGGTGGCCGTGCTGACGCTGGCGCTGGTGCTGGCCTGGCTGTCCACGTACGTGGCCGATGGCAGCAGCCAGGTCCTGGGCACCGGGGACGCGGCCGTCATCCGCCTCGGGCCCCTCCCGCCGTACGCGGGGCCCGCGGGGGCGGCCGAGGCCCCGGAGCCCCCCGGGGCCCCCGAAAACGCGGAGGAGAaaacagaggaggaagagggggcGGCGGCACGTGGGGACAGCGGGAGCCCCCCCGATCCcggcctggagcagctgctggacgCCCGGAGCTTGGCCCAAGGCTCCGCTGAGCTCGGTACCCCCGGGACGGGGGACGCGTGCCCCGGCCTCATCAAGATCCGCCTGAAGTTCCTCAACGACACCGAGGAGGTGGCGGTGGCGCGGCCCGAGGACACCGTGGGGATTCTCAAGAG CAAATGCTTCCCGGGCCAGGAGAGCCAGATGAAGCTCATCTACCGcgggcagctgctgcaggaccaGGCGAGGACGCTGCGCTCGCTCCGCATCACCGACAACTGTGTCATCCACTGCCACCGCTCCCGGGGGACCACCGCggccacccctgccctgcccgaccccggccccgccggccccACGGCCCCCGGGCTGCCCCTGGGCGGGGGGACCCTCATGGTGCCCACGGTCATGGTGGTGCTGGCGCTGGGCTGGTATTTCCGCATCAACTACCGGCAGCTCTTCACGGCCCCGGCCACCGTGTCCCTGATCGGTGTCACCGTCCTGGTCACCTTCCTGGCCTTCGGGGTGTACGGACAGGCGGGATGA
- the ATXN7L3 gene encoding ataxin-7-like protein 3: MKMEDMSLSGLDNSKLEAIAHEIYTELVEDACLGLCFEVHRAVKCGYFFLDDTDPDSMKDFEIVDQPGVDIFGQVYNQWKNKECVCPNCSRSIAASRFAPHLEKCLGMGRNSSRIANRRIASSNNLNKSESDQEDNDDINDNDWSYGSEKKAKKRKSDKNPNSPRRSKSLKHKNGEIGGNPDPFKYSNSAGINYETLGPEELRTLLTTQCGVISEHTKKMCTRSLRCPQHTDEQRRAVRVYLLGPSASLPEAEGAVENDSFEVAESQALMSRLQWDGSSDISPSDSASSKASTNNSESRKTKKKKPHLGLVSSAPGLGSSKKKKPKPPAPHTPSIYDDIN, from the exons ATGAAAATGGAGGATATGTCTTTGTCTGGCCTGGATAACAGCAAACTGGAG GCCATCGCACACGAGATCTACACGGAGCTGGTGGAGGATGCCTGCCTGGGGCTCTGCTTCGAGGTGCACCGGGCTGTCAAGTGTGGATACTTCTTCCTGGATGACACAGACCCCGACAGTATGAAGGACTTTG AAATCGTGGACCAGCCGGGCGTGGACATCTTTGGGCAGGTGTACAACCAGTGGAAGAACAAGGAATGCGTGTGCCCCAACTGCAGCCGCAGCATCGCGGCCTCGCGCTTCGCCCCTCACCTGGAGAAGTGCCTGGGCATGGGCCGCAACAGCAGCCGCATCGCCAACCGCAG GATCGCGAGCAGCAACAACCTGAACAAGTCGGAGAGTGACCAGGAGGACAACGATGACATCAATGACAACGACTGGTCCTATGGCTCTGAGAAGAAAG CAAAGAAGAGGAAATCGGATAAG AACCCCAACTCGCCCCGCAGGTCCAAGTCCCTGAAACACAAAAATG gTGAGATCGGTGGGAACCCTGATCCCTTCAAG TACAGCAACTCGGCTGGTATCAACTATGAGACGCTGGGCCCCGAGGAGCTGCGGACACTGCTGACCAcg CAATGCGGGGTCATCTCTGAACACACCAAGAAGATGTGCACCAG GTCCCTGCGGTGTCCCCAGCACACGGATGAGCAGCGCAGGGCAGTCCGGGTTTACCTCCTCGGGCCCTCTGC GTCCCTGCCCGAGGCTGAGGGTGCGGTGGAGAACGACAGCTTCGAGGTGGCCGAGAGCCAGGCCCTCATGAGCCGCCTGCAGTGGGACGGCTCCTCCGACATCTCCCCCTCCGACTCAGCCTCCTCCAAAGCCA GTACAAACAACTCTGAGTCCCGCAAGACCAAGAAGAAGAAGCCCCACCTGGGGCTGGTGAGCAGTGCCCCAGGGCTCGGCTCCAGCAAGAAGAAGAAGCCCAAGCCCCCCGCCCCACACACCCCCAGCATCTATGACGACATCAACTGA